A single Candidatus Methylomirabilis sp. DNA region contains:
- the argC gene encoding N-acetyl-gamma-glutamyl-phosphate reductase produces MQRRVAIVGASGYTGAELVRLLVAHPGVAVTAVTSEQSAGQPVEAVFPSLAGHAPQVLQRLDPGAVAAAAELIFLALPHQTAMGAAAPLLEAGRRVVDLSADFRFRDPQVYESWYRTKHLAPALCGEAVYGLPEVHREALKAARLAAVPGCYPTGALLALLPLLREELLDPEQIIINAASGVSGAGRKVEVGYVFGEVNENFKAYGVPGHRHTPEIEQELSRVAGREVRVTFIPHLAPMTRGILSTCTVRLTRPATTADLLALYRDACKGEPFLRILPEGRLPETKAVWGSNYCDIAATVDARTGRAILLTAIDNLVKGASGQAVQCMNLMLGFEETAGLRSPALWP; encoded by the coding sequence ATGCAGCGGCGAGTCGCGATCGTCGGGGCGAGCGGCTACACGGGGGCGGAGCTGGTCCGTCTGCTCGTCGCCCACCCCGGCGTGGCGGTGACCGCGGTCACGTCGGAGCAGTCGGCAGGGCAGCCGGTCGAGGCCGTCTTCCCCAGCCTGGCCGGGCATGCGCCCCAGGTCCTCCAGCGGCTCGACCCGGGAGCCGTCGCGGCGGCCGCCGAGCTGATCTTCCTCGCCCTGCCTCACCAGACGGCGATGGGGGCGGCGGCTCCCCTGCTCGAGGCGGGCCGCCGAGTCGTGGACCTGTCGGCGGACTTCCGCTTCCGCGATCCCCAGGTGTACGAGTCCTGGTACCGGACGAAGCACCTGGCCCCGGCCCTCTGCGGGGAGGCGGTCTACGGCCTGCCGGAGGTCCACCGGGAGGCCCTGAAGGCGGCCCGCCTGGCGGCTGTCCCCGGCTGTTACCCCACGGGAGCCCTCCTCGCCCTCCTCCCCCTCCTGCGGGAGGAGCTCCTCGATCCGGAGCAGATCATCATCAACGCCGCCTCCGGGGTCTCGGGGGCCGGGCGCAAGGTGGAGGTCGGGTACGTCTTCGGGGAGGTGAACGAGAACTTCAAGGCCTACGGGGTCCCGGGGCACCGGCACACGCCCGAGATCGAGCAGGAGCTGAGCCGGGTCGCCGGCCGCGAGGTCCGGGTCACCTTCATCCCCCACCTGGCTCCCATGACCCGGGGGATCCTGAGCACGTGCACCGTGCGCCTGACGCGCCCGGCCACCACGGCCGACCTGCTCGCCCTCTACCGGGATGCCTGCAAGGGGGAGCCCTTCCTCCGCATCCTGCCGGAGGGTCGGTTGCCGGAGACCAAGGCGGTCTGGGGATCCAACTACTGTGACATTGCCGCGACGGTGGATGCGCGGACCGGACGCGCCATCCTCCTCACGGCCATCGACAACCTGGTCAAGGGGGCCTCGGGACAGGCCGTCCAGTGCATGAACCTGATGCTGGGGTTCGAGGAGACGGCGGGCCTGCGGTCGCCCGCGCTGTGGCCCTGA
- a CDS encoding valine--tRNA ligase: protein MATDREPQSSQDGQYDPRPVEERWYRAWEAAGYFHADEDSPAPPYCIVIPPPNITGSLHMGHALNNTLQDILIRWRRLAGDNALWMPGTDHAGIATQNVVERQLVHEGLSRSQIGREAFIERVWKWKAESGGTIIRQLKHLGASCDWAREAFTMDPPRSRAVTEVFVRLFEDGLLYRAERLVNWCPRCQTALADIEVVHEEQEGRLWYIRYPFADTPREGLVVATTRPETMLGDMAVAVHPEDPRYQKAVGRTVLLPLVGRKLPVIADRAVAKDFGTGALKVTPGHDQNDEEIGTRHELGEPIKAFTETGKVSAAFLVDEAGRTIQNARAQGYVRADRYEARRMILEDLKADGLLVKEEPYRHAVGRCYRCQTVIEPFRTPQWFVRVKPLAEPAIRVVEEGRIRIVPEQWERNYYEWMHNIRDWCISRQIWWGHQIPAWYCLDCNPEQVVQASTGPAFAAEKGAMPQDTTERYTILPDAKPIVARESPSRCPTCGGTRLVRDPDVLDTWFSSALWPFSTLGWPERTKALQGFYPTSVLVTGFDILFFWVARMIMMGLKCTGEVPFRQVYIHALVRDAEGQKMSKSRGNVIDPLVVIDKYGADAFRFTLAALAAQGRDIRLSEERIEGYRYFCNKLWNAYRFLAPHLSRGASLAPGARPAPADLADRWILSRLQEVVASVSEALEAFRFNEAASLLYQFVWHEYCDWYLEMAKRRLAERDGPGAETARGILTHVLETVLRLLHPIMPFITEEIWQRLPHEGPTIMRTPWPVADRTLGDPEATAALELVMELVRAVRNLRSEVNLPAAAWLTVICRSRDDHQERTLRVAEGYVRALGRIGEFRVGPGEVKPPAAAATVVRGMDVYVPLAGLIDFAAEIARLRKEVEKVDRELVRVRGKLENAAFRAKAPVEVVEKEEGVARELTDVRAKLVEHLTLLESSRG, encoded by the coding sequence ATGGCGACAGATCGCGAGCCCCAGAGCTCCCAGGACGGCCAGTACGATCCCCGGCCGGTGGAGGAGCGGTGGTACCGGGCCTGGGAGGCGGCGGGATACTTCCACGCCGACGAGGACTCGCCCGCCCCGCCGTATTGCATCGTCATCCCGCCCCCCAACATCACCGGCTCCCTCCACATGGGGCATGCCCTGAACAACACCCTGCAGGACATCCTGATCCGGTGGCGGCGGCTGGCGGGGGACAACGCGCTCTGGATGCCCGGAACGGATCACGCCGGGATCGCCACCCAGAACGTGGTGGAGCGGCAGCTGGTGCACGAGGGGCTGAGCCGCTCCCAGATCGGCCGGGAGGCCTTCATCGAGCGGGTCTGGAAGTGGAAGGCGGAGTCCGGGGGGACGATCATTCGGCAACTGAAGCACCTCGGCGCCTCCTGCGACTGGGCGCGAGAGGCCTTCACGATGGATCCTCCCCGCTCCCGGGCGGTGACCGAGGTCTTCGTCCGGCTCTTCGAGGACGGTCTCCTGTACCGGGCCGAGCGGCTCGTGAACTGGTGCCCGCGCTGCCAGACGGCGCTCGCCGACATCGAGGTCGTCCACGAGGAGCAGGAGGGGCGCCTCTGGTATATCCGCTACCCCTTCGCCGACACTCCCCGCGAGGGCCTGGTCGTGGCCACGACGCGCCCGGAGACGATGCTGGGCGACATGGCGGTGGCGGTCCACCCGGAGGATCCCCGCTACCAGAAGGCGGTGGGCCGGACCGTCCTGCTCCCGCTGGTGGGCCGGAAGCTTCCGGTGATCGCCGATCGGGCGGTGGCGAAGGACTTCGGCACGGGCGCCCTCAAGGTGACCCCAGGGCACGACCAGAACGACGAGGAGATCGGCACGCGGCACGAGCTGGGAGAGCCAATCAAGGCGTTCACGGAGACGGGGAAGGTCAGCGCAGCCTTCCTCGTGGACGAGGCCGGCCGAACAATTCAGAACGCTCGCGCGCAAGGCTATGTGCGAGCCGACAGGTATGAGGCCCGTCGGATGATCCTCGAGGACCTCAAGGCGGATGGGCTCCTGGTGAAGGAGGAGCCGTACCGCCACGCGGTCGGCCGCTGCTACCGGTGCCAGACGGTCATCGAGCCGTTCCGAACCCCCCAGTGGTTCGTCCGCGTCAAGCCGCTGGCCGAGCCCGCCATCCGGGTCGTCGAGGAGGGCCGAATCCGCATCGTCCCGGAGCAGTGGGAGAGGAACTACTACGAGTGGATGCACAACATCCGGGACTGGTGTATCTCCCGGCAGATCTGGTGGGGGCACCAGATCCCGGCCTGGTACTGTCTCGACTGCAACCCCGAGCAGGTCGTGCAGGCAAGCACCGGCCCAGCATTCGCCGCGGAGAAGGGTGCGATGCCACAAGACACCACGGAGCGCTACACGATTCTCCCGGACGCGAAGCCGATCGTGGCTCGGGAGTCTCCGTCCCGCTGTCCGACGTGCGGGGGGACGCGCCTGGTTCGGGACCCGGACGTGCTGGACACCTGGTTCAGCAGCGCGCTCTGGCCCTTCTCCACGCTGGGCTGGCCCGAGCGGACGAAGGCGCTCCAGGGCTTCTACCCCACGTCGGTCCTGGTGACCGGCTTCGACATCCTCTTCTTCTGGGTGGCCCGGATGATCATGATGGGTCTCAAGTGCACGGGGGAGGTCCCCTTCCGGCAGGTCTACATCCATGCCCTCGTGCGGGACGCCGAGGGACAGAAGATGTCGAAGTCGCGGGGGAACGTCATTGACCCGCTGGTCGTCATCGACAAGTACGGGGCGGACGCCTTCCGGTTCACGCTGGCGGCGCTGGCGGCGCAAGGGCGGGACATCCGCCTCTCGGAGGAGCGGATCGAGGGCTACCGGTACTTCTGCAACAAGCTCTGGAACGCGTACCGGTTCCTGGCGCCGCACCTGAGCCGGGGTGCGTCCCTGGCGCCGGGCGCGCGGCCCGCGCCGGCGGACCTGGCCGATCGCTGGATCCTCAGCCGGCTCCAGGAGGTCGTCGCGTCGGTCTCGGAGGCTCTGGAAGCCTTCCGCTTCAACGAAGCGGCCTCCCTCCTCTACCAGTTCGTCTGGCACGAGTACTGCGACTGGTACCTGGAGATGGCCAAGCGCCGCCTGGCGGAGCGGGACGGTCCGGGGGCCGAGACAGCCCGAGGGATTCTGACGCACGTTCTCGAGACGGTGCTCCGCCTGCTCCACCCCATCATGCCCTTCATCACGGAGGAGATCTGGCAGCGCCTCCCCCACGAGGGGCCGACCATCATGCGGACCCCCTGGCCGGTGGCGGACCGCACCCTCGGCGATCCCGAGGCGACAGCCGCCCTGGAGCTGGTCATGGAACTGGTCCGGGCGGTCCGTAACTTGCGCTCCGAGGTCAACCTCCCGGCTGCCGCCTGGCTCACGGTCATCTGCCGCTCTCGCGACGACCACCAGGAGCGCACCCTGCGGGTGGCCGAGGGGTACGTTCGGGCGCTGGGGCGCATCGGGGAGTTCCGCGTCGGGCCCGGGGAGGTCAAGCCCCCGGCGGCGGCCGCCACGGTCGTCCGGGGGATGGACGTGTACGTGCCGCTGGCCGGCCTCATCGACTTCGCCGCCGAGATCGCGCGCCTCCGCAAGGAGGTGGAGAAGGTGGACCGGGAGCTCGTCCGGGTCCGGGGGAAGCTAGAGAACGCGGCCTTCCGTGCCAAGGCCCCCGTGGAGGTGGTGGAGAAGGAGGAAGGGGTGGCCCGCGAGCTCACCGACGTCCGGGCCAAGCTCGTGGAGCACCTGACCCTGCTCGAATCCTCCCGGGGTTAG
- a CDS encoding biotin--[acetyl-CoA-carboxylase] ligase, with protein sequence MSGGADGLLLDGEVLRLRDPGALVGRRVLCHREVSSTSALAAVLAASGEPEGTVVLAERQTAGRGRLGRSWASPLGLGLWFSTILRPPTSPARAPVLTQVAAVAVAEGVEEVAGPLPGGIKWPNDLMLAGRKVAGILTELVSRGEEVAAVVLGVGLNVNQGPADFPPDLGDRAGSVAMAAGRTLPRADLFRALLRRLDHRYQEFLTAGPGPALAGAAARSLILGRPVRAREGEAELTGIALRLEADGALALQLGDGRVRRLVAGEVTILSEA encoded by the coding sequence GTGAGCGGGGGCGCCGACGGGCTCTTGCTGGACGGGGAGGTCTTGCGCCTCCGGGACCCCGGAGCTCTGGTCGGCCGCCGGGTCCTCTGCCACCGGGAGGTGAGCTCGACCAGCGCCCTGGCCGCGGTCCTCGCGGCGTCTGGAGAGCCCGAGGGAACCGTGGTCCTGGCGGAGCGGCAAACCGCAGGGCGGGGGCGGCTCGGGCGCAGCTGGGCCTCCCCCCTGGGCCTGGGGCTCTGGTTCTCCACGATCCTGCGACCCCCCACCTCGCCCGCCCGCGCCCCGGTCCTGACCCAGGTGGCCGCCGTGGCGGTCGCGGAGGGGGTGGAGGAGGTGGCGGGGCCGCTCCCGGGCGGCATCAAGTGGCCTAATGACCTCATGCTGGCCGGGCGGAAGGTGGCCGGGATCCTGACGGAGCTGGTGAGCCGAGGGGAGGAGGTGGCCGCGGTCGTCCTGGGCGTGGGCCTGAACGTGAACCAGGGGCCGGCGGACTTCCCGCCGGACCTGGGGGACCGGGCTGGCTCGGTGGCGATGGCGGCGGGCCGGACCCTCCCGCGGGCCGACCTTTTCCGGGCCCTTCTGCGGCGCCTGGATCACCGGTACCAGGAGTTCCTGACGGCGGGCCCGGGCCCGGCTCTCGCGGGGGCGGCGGCCCGCTCCCTCATCCTCGGCCGGCCGGTCCGGGCGCGGGAGGGGGAAGCGGAGCTCACCGGCATCGCCCTCCGCCTGGAGGCGGACGGAGCGTTGGCCCTGCAGCTTGGGGACGGCCGGGTCCGGCGCCTCGTGGCAGGAGAGGTGACGATCCTCTCGGAGGCCTGA
- a CDS encoding response regulator translates to MGARILVADDSVTIQKVVELTFSKEDFQIVPARSGEEAIRKAREVRPDLMLIDLVMPDKSGYEVCEALRKDPLLKDTPIILLTGTFEAFDKNEGARVGANDFVTKPFESQVLIGKVTQLLFARSMPGSPPPARSSPAVSATLGSPPPGPAAPAPPPAQPVSERGRGVAAAAPPVASGAHPTGGGGEGEVSEEKLWELLEHEEPGRGAAYVLPEEGGPGLTLGPPVEEGPGKAPAAPEGEQVFSLDEGGDLASSIKDMAESLGLPMEPPLLVDVDRPAPAPPPPAPVKPAPMEPVEDLTIPLLEGLEILPEEGPAPTAPVPPRPAPPVAAPPAPSAPSPLMNVDQVTREITDNVARAIVQEVSERLAGKIERIVWEVVPDLAEHLITQEIERIKAQAEGPPEKA, encoded by the coding sequence ATGGGAGCCCGGATCCTGGTGGCTGACGACAGCGTGACGATCCAGAAGGTGGTGGAGCTCACCTTCAGCAAGGAGGACTTCCAGATCGTTCCCGCCCGCAGCGGCGAGGAAGCGATTCGGAAGGCGCGAGAGGTGCGGCCGGATCTCATGCTCATCGACCTGGTGATGCCAGACAAATCGGGGTACGAGGTCTGCGAGGCCCTCCGGAAGGATCCCCTCCTCAAAGATACCCCCATCATTCTCCTCACCGGGACCTTCGAAGCCTTCGACAAGAACGAGGGGGCCAGGGTCGGGGCCAACGACTTCGTCACCAAACCCTTTGAGTCCCAGGTCCTCATTGGCAAGGTGACGCAACTCCTCTTCGCCCGGTCCATGCCCGGTTCGCCCCCGCCCGCGAGGTCGTCCCCTGCCGTGTCGGCGACGCTGGGATCACCGCCGCCCGGACCGGCTGCGCCGGCACCGCCCCCCGCCCAGCCCGTCTCTGAACGGGGGAGGGGAGTCGCGGCGGCCGCTCCGCCGGTCGCCTCCGGTGCGCACCCCACGGGGGGCGGGGGGGAAGGAGAGGTCTCCGAGGAGAAGCTGTGGGAGCTGCTGGAGCACGAGGAGCCCGGGCGCGGCGCCGCGTACGTCCTCCCGGAAGAGGGCGGTCCCGGCCTCACCCTGGGCCCGCCGGTAGAGGAGGGCCCGGGGAAGGCTCCGGCGGCGCCGGAGGGGGAGCAGGTCTTCTCGCTCGATGAGGGGGGCGATCTGGCCTCCAGCATCAAGGACATGGCAGAGTCGCTGGGCCTGCCCATGGAGCCTCCCCTCCTGGTGGACGTGGACCGGCCGGCGCCCGCGCCGCCCCCGCCCGCGCCGGTGAAGCCGGCCCCCATGGAGCCGGTGGAGGACCTCACAATCCCGTTGCTGGAGGGCCTCGAGATCCTGCCGGAGGAGGGGCCGGCCCCTACGGCCCCTGTCCCGCCGCGTCCGGCGCCGCCCGTAGCCGCCCCGCCGGCCCCGAGCGCTCCGTCCCCCCTGATGAACGTGGACCAGGTGACCCGGGAGATCACGGACAACGTCGCCCGGGCGATCGTCCAGGAGGTGAGCGAGCGCCTGGCCGGGAAGATCGAACGGATCGTCTGGGAGGTGGTCCCCGACCTGGCGGAGCACCTCATCACGCAGGAGATCGAGCGCATCAAGGCCCAGGCCGAAGGCCCGCCCGAGAAGGCCTAG
- the rpsB gene encoding 30S ribosomal protein S2, which translates to MAAITMKELLEAGVHFGHQTKRWNPKMKKYLFGERNGIYIIDLQKTLKKVREAYAFVRDLAAGGGTLLFIGTKKQAQETVFEEANRCG; encoded by the coding sequence GTGGCGGCAATCACCATGAAGGAGCTCCTGGAGGCCGGGGTCCACTTCGGCCACCAGACCAAGCGGTGGAACCCGAAGATGAAGAAGTACCTCTTCGGGGAGCGCAACGGCATCTACATCATCGATCTGCAGAAGACCCTCAAGAAGGTCCGCGAGGCGTACGCCTTCGTGCGCGACCTGGCCGCCGGAGGCGGGACGCTGCTGTTCATCGGCACGAAGAAGCAGGCGCAGGAGACGGTGTTCGAGGAGGCCAACCGCTGCGGGA
- a CDS encoding response regulator — MAKAKILVVDDQPLIRTMLSDLLTEAGYQVLTAADGEEGLALLKREAPALVILDKVMPKMGGTRFILESRDAGLRHAPTLIVYSSAFTGPPQEHADETFRVRLHVSKAIKGEALLKLVADLLGRAGA, encoded by the coding sequence ATGGCCAAGGCGAAGATCCTGGTGGTGGACGATCAGCCTCTGATCCGTACCATGCTGAGCGACCTCCTGACCGAGGCAGGGTACCAGGTGCTGACTGCGGCGGACGGGGAGGAGGGGCTCGCACTGCTGAAGCGGGAAGCCCCGGCCCTGGTCATCCTGGACAAGGTGATGCCCAAGATGGGTGGGACCCGCTTCATCCTGGAGTCCCGGGACGCCGGCCTGCGGCACGCCCCCACCCTGATCGTCTACTCTTCCGCCTTCACGGGGCCGCCGCAGGAGCACGCGGACGAGACGTTCCGGGTGCGCCTCCACGTGAGCAAGGCCATCAAGGGGGAGGCGCTCCTGAAGCTCGTGGCGGACCTCCTCGGCCGCGCGGGCGCGTAG
- a CDS encoding chemotaxis protein CheW, whose translation MLRTGSRTKATPEPETLQLLAVTVGKRLFGFDIHEVREIFPYRVPAPTPRPPNFVEGIVQHKGRLLPVLSLRRRLGLPEPDPEARGVLLHVTWEGVSLGIGVDAASQVIGVKADELMAAPPQVFGIRAEYIRGVAKLGGRPVVWLATSRLLASAEPITMGE comes from the coding sequence ATGCTGAGGACGGGCTCCCGGACCAAGGCCACGCCGGAGCCGGAAACCCTTCAGCTCCTCGCGGTCACCGTCGGCAAGCGCCTCTTCGGGTTCGACATCCACGAGGTGCGGGAGATTTTCCCCTACCGGGTGCCGGCCCCCACTCCCCGCCCGCCGAACTTCGTCGAAGGGATCGTGCAACATAAGGGGCGCCTCCTCCCGGTCCTCAGCCTCCGGCGCCGCCTGGGGCTCCCGGAGCCGGACCCGGAGGCGCGGGGGGTCCTGCTTCATGTGACGTGGGAGGGGGTGTCCCTGGGAATCGGGGTGGACGCGGCGAGCCAGGTGATCGGGGTGAAGGCGGACGAGCTGATGGCTGCCCCCCCGCAGGTGTTCGGTATCCGGGCCGAGTATATCCGGGGAGTGGCCAAGCTGGGGGGGCGGCCGGTGGTCTGGTTGGCGACCAGCCGTCTGCTGGCCTCGGCCGAGCCCATTACCATGGGGGAGTAG
- the argJ gene encoding bifunctional glutamate N-acetyltransferase/amino-acid acetyltransferase ArgJ has protein sequence MSERAITPVAGGITVARGVRAGGVHCGIKRQALDLALVASERPASVAATCTTNLVAAAPILLCRRRLAAGRFAALVANSGNANACTGAAGLADAERMGEITAAALGVPVEEVYVASTGVIGARLPMGNVEAGIRDAAARLRPEGGPEAAEAILTTDTRVKEAAREVRLPEGSFRVGGMAKGSGMIAPDMATMLAFLATDLSVPPPVLRAVLQEAVAGSFNCITVDGETSTNDMVLAFANGRADAPAAGPGTASLAALGRALTEVCGELARMIVADGEGATKVVEILVRGARNPAEARRIGLRVANSPLVKTAFHGQDSNWGRIMAALGSAGVAVDPTRVAITVGDVPIVRGGVGLGAEAERTASARMREQVFTVTVDLGLGSAEGRVWTTDLSEAYVRINAAYRS, from the coding sequence ATGAGCGAGCGCGCGATCACGCCGGTGGCAGGGGGGATCACGGTCGCCCGTGGGGTCCGGGCGGGGGGGGTCCACTGCGGGATCAAGCGGCAGGCGCTCGACCTGGCCCTCGTGGCTTCGGAGCGCCCCGCCAGCGTCGCCGCCACCTGCACGACGAACCTCGTGGCGGCCGCCCCGATCCTCCTCTGCCGCCGCCGGCTGGCGGCGGGCCGGTTTGCCGCTCTGGTGGCCAACAGCGGCAATGCGAACGCCTGCACCGGAGCTGCCGGCCTGGCGGACGCGGAGCGGATGGGAGAGATCACAGCCGCTGCCCTCGGCGTGCCGGTGGAAGAGGTCTATGTGGCCTCCACGGGGGTCATCGGGGCGCGGCTCCCGATGGGGAACGTGGAGGCCGGGATCCGCGACGCGGCGGCGCGCCTCCGCCCGGAGGGGGGGCCGGAGGCGGCGGAGGCGATCCTGACCACGGACACCCGGGTGAAGGAGGCGGCCCGTGAGGTCCGGCTGCCAGAGGGCTCCTTCCGGGTCGGGGGGATGGCCAAGGGGTCCGGGATGATCGCGCCCGACATGGCGACCATGCTCGCCTTCCTCGCCACCGATCTCTCCGTGCCTCCCCCCGTGCTCCGGGCGGTCTTGCAGGAGGCGGTGGCGGGGAGCTTCAACTGCATCACGGTCGACGGGGAGACCAGCACCAACGACATGGTTTTGGCCTTCGCCAACGGCCGGGCGGATGCCCCAGCGGCGGGCCCCGGCACCGCGTCGCTCGCGGCGCTCGGGCGGGCTCTCACCGAGGTGTGCGGGGAGCTGGCGCGGATGATCGTGGCCGATGGGGAGGGGGCCACCAAGGTCGTGGAGATCCTCGTCCGGGGCGCCCGGAACCCGGCAGAGGCGCGCCGGATCGGTCTGCGGGTCGCCAACTCCCCGCTGGTGAAGACCGCCTTCCACGGCCAGGACAGCAACTGGGGCCGGATCATGGCGGCGCTCGGGAGCGCGGGCGTCGCCGTGGACCCCACCCGGGTGGCCATCACCGTCGGGGACGTCCCGATCGTCCGGGGCGGTGTCGGCCTCGGGGCCGAGGCGGAGCGGACGGCGAGCGCGCGCATGCGGGAGCAGGTCTTCACGGTGACCGTGGACCTCGGGCTGGGATCAGCGGAAGGCCGCGTCTGGACCACCGACCTGAGCGAGGCATACGTCCGGATCAACGCCGCGTACCGGAGCTGA
- a CDS encoding type III pantothenate kinase, translated as MLLVLDVGNTNIGLGLFEGETLLHHWRIASRREGTPDEYGIALRNLLEGVKIPLDAIDGVMMASVVPPLDGTLDETLRGLLKLTPVTVGPGTKTGMPILYDNPREVGADRIVNAVATFAQYGGPAIVVDFGTATTFDAVSARGEYLGGVIAPGIGISAEALFERAAKLPRIEIARPRSVIGKNTVGSMQAGLFYGYLALVDGVVRRMQQEMGGTKAVVGTGGLAHLILADSEAVDRVDPFLTLTGLRLLYERNR; from the coding sequence ATGCTTCTCGTTCTGGACGTGGGAAACACCAATATCGGCCTCGGGCTCTTCGAGGGCGAGACACTCCTGCACCACTGGCGGATCGCGAGCCGCCGGGAGGGGACCCCGGACGAGTACGGAATCGCTCTGCGCAACCTCCTGGAGGGGGTGAAGATCCCCCTCGACGCCATCGACGGGGTGATGATGGCGTCCGTGGTCCCCCCCCTCGACGGGACCCTGGACGAGACGCTGCGGGGCCTGCTGAAGCTCACCCCCGTCACGGTCGGTCCCGGCACCAAGACCGGCATGCCCATCCTCTACGACAACCCCCGGGAGGTAGGGGCGGACCGGATCGTGAACGCGGTGGCCACCTTCGCCCAGTATGGCGGGCCGGCCATCGTGGTGGACTTCGGCACGGCTACGACCTTCGACGCCGTCTCTGCTCGGGGAGAGTACCTGGGAGGGGTGATCGCGCCCGGCATCGGGATCTCCGCCGAGGCCCTCTTCGAGCGGGCCGCCAAGCTCCCGCGGATCGAGATCGCCCGGCCCCGAAGCGTGATCGGCAAGAACACGGTCGGGAGCATGCAGGCGGGCCTTTTCTACGGCTACCTGGCCCTCGTGGACGGGGTCGTGCGGCGGATGCAGCAGGAGATGGGCGGGACGAAGGCGGTGGTCGGGACGGGGGGCCTGGCCCACCTGATCCTGGCCGACTCGGAGGCGGTGGACCGGGTGGACCCCTTCCTGACCCTCACCGGTCTCCGCCTCCTGTACGAACGGAACCGCTAG
- the rplM gene encoding 50S ribosomal protein L13 yields MPTYMAKPGEIPRTWHLVDANGKVLGRLASEVAMLLRGKRKPAFTPHQDVGDFVVVINAGKVRLTGNKLRDKVYYRYSGYPGGLKAVTAGKLLQTHPTRVVEHAVRGMLPKSKMGDLLIRKLKVYGGADHPHQAQKPAPLVIG; encoded by the coding sequence ATGCCGACTTACATGGCGAAACCCGGGGAGATCCCCAGAACCTGGCACCTGGTGGATGCGAACGGGAAGGTCCTGGGGCGGCTGGCCAGCGAGGTGGCCATGCTCCTCCGGGGGAAGCGCAAGCCCGCCTTCACCCCCCACCAGGACGTGGGAGACTTCGTCGTTGTCATCAACGCGGGCAAGGTGCGCCTCACGGGGAACAAGCTCCGGGATAAGGTCTACTACCGCTACTCGGGGTACCCCGGAGGGCTCAAGGCGGTGACGGCGGGGAAACTCCTCCAGACGCACCCGACGCGCGTCGTGGAACACGCGGTCCGGGGGATGCTCCCCAAGAGCAAGATGGGGGACCTGCTGATCCGGAAGCTCAAGGTGTACGGCGGGGCGGACCATCCCCACCAGGCCCAGAAGCCCGCCCCCCTGGTCATCGGGTAG
- the rpsI gene encoding 30S ribosomal protein S9, whose product MEQVATYYATGRRKSSVARVWLKPGEGKVEINARPAAEYFGRPTLQMVIAQPFKVAGVEAKFDVVATVRGGGMSGQAGAVRLGISRALLQAGEDFRATLKKAGFLTRDPRVKERKKYGQRGARARFQFSKR is encoded by the coding sequence ATGGAGCAGGTGGCGACCTATTACGCGACGGGCCGGCGGAAGTCCTCCGTGGCACGGGTGTGGCTGAAGCCCGGCGAAGGGAAGGTCGAGATCAACGCCCGGCCGGCGGCGGAGTACTTCGGCCGCCCGACCCTGCAGATGGTGATCGCCCAGCCTTTCAAGGTGGCGGGGGTGGAGGCGAAGTTCGACGTGGTGGCCACGGTCCGAGGGGGAGGGATGAGCGGCCAGGCGGGGGCGGTGAGACTCGGGATCTCCCGGGCGCTCCTGCAGGCGGGGGAGGACTTCCGGGCCACCCTCAAGAAGGCGGGGTTCCTGACGCGCGACCCGCGGGTCAAGGAGCGGAAGAAGTACGGCCAGCGCGGGGCGCGCGCGCGGTTCCAGTTCTCCAAGCGTTAG